The following is a genomic window from Bacillus sp. FJAT-52991.
ATAACAGGTTCATTTTCTAGTAAGATAGCGTAATCTACTTTTTCACCTTTCTTAATCCCTACGTCTGCTGTGAATTCAGGGTTGAATTCTAATGGATTAAATACATCGTAGCCAAGTTGTTGAAAAAACGGCATAACGAGTGCTGTTTTTGTTGCTTCTTCTGTAGTGATAGAGTCTTTTAACTTTTCAACACGTGCTGACAAATTGCGTAATTGTTCTGTGAATTTTTCCATCAATAACACTCCTTCATTAAGTTACTAATCTATACATATCATGAAAATAGTACCATCATATAGCTAAAATAAAGACACGCCGCAGCGTGTTACTTATTTGCATTCCTCTTTTTAATGATCTCCCAGATCGCTCGAAGTTCCTCGAGTTGTTCTATAGGGGACTCCTTCATATCTTTAAAAAACAAATTGAGCTCCGGGTTTTTAAAGAACTCAAGCATTTCACGTTCATCATCTGTAAGGCTATTGGAAGTTGAGCTTTCGCTGTTTGTTACACCGAGTAAATAATCAGTACTGATCTCGAGAACAAGAGCTATTTCTCTAAGCATTTCATTTGAAGGTGTGCTATGCCCGTTTTCGTAATTGCTGATTGTTCCTTTAGTTGTTTTTAAGCGGTCGGCCAGCTCTTGTTGGGTAAGCTTTTTACGTAAACGCGCTGCTTTTAGTCTTTTTGATAGCATAAACAACGCTCCTTTTATTTAATGGTACAAGTTAATTGTACAACAATAAGAGATAAAGAAAAATAAAGTACAAGAAATTCATATAAAATAGTTGGCGTATAAGATTCTTGTACTTATAATGAGGTTAACAAGTTCAAGAATCTCATACAAAGAGGTGATGAAATGAAGAATAGCAATTTAATAAATGCCCGTTTGAAAAAGGGTTTAACTCAGGAAGAACTTGCAAAAATGCTAGGTTACACCAAAGCGGCTGTCTCTAACTGGGAAAACGGGGTTTCTATTCCGCGTACTAAAGATGCAATTGCGATTTCTAGAATTCTTGAAGAAAGCGTCGATTATCTTTTTTATGCTCAAAACGAACAAGAATCTCATACAAAAATTAATGATGATAAAACCAAAAAAGCTATATAAGAAAGGGGGTCTCCAAATGAACGCAACTAAAAAAGCCCGAGAGCTGGTTGGTCAAAAGGTAAAGGTTTGGATCAATGGCAAGTATGTTCAGCGTGTTCTTTGTGAAGATCAGGACGGTTTCTATATCCGTTTTGAAAATGAGCGTACTCCGGTGAAGGCAAAGCTTCATAGTTCACTTGTTGAATTCGCCGCGCTGGATAAAAAGAGTCGGGCGGCGGTTGAAAGAGTAAAAGAGTCACGTACAGTTGATCCGCAACAGCAGCAAGATCATTCCCAAGAGAAGGAGGCAGTTGCTCTTGAAAAACAAGAGACGCCGGAGCGATCCGATCAGCCAACTTCTGCACACGATGAGAAGCCGTCTTTTTTCCGATACCAAACGAGCGAAACGATCAATGAGTTGATCGGCGTGCCTCCATAGCATACAGAATGGTTTGTCACATGGGGAGTGGGTTGGTGGTACGGAATGAGGGGAGGTGAGAGGGATGGAAAAGCAAAAAGAAACAACCCCTGCTGAAACAGAGGTTGAAAATAAAGTTTTACAAGAAAGAATCGAACAGGTTTCTCTGCTTTATGTAGATTTCTTAGAAAAAGCTATCAAGAAACCGAGTGCTGTGAATTTCAACGTACTTCAAACAATCAATGATTCAATTAGAATTTTGCATCACTTAAAAAAAATAAACAGTTAAACTTTTTCCCATTCGTAAATATCCGTGGGCACGTCTTCAATGGTTCCATCCAAGCTATCCCATTCATAACAGCCCGTTACGTGCATATACACATCGTCAGCAGCGGAAAGTGTGTTTGGATAGTGACCATAAATAACATCGTTGATAACAAGTGCGTATTTTCCAACCCTTTTATCTATGCCGATTTTAAACGTGCCGATTGGACTTTTGTAAAAGAACATAATCATAACCTCCTTTATAGGAATATTATACCAAATGGTTAAATGAATGGATGAAGAAATTGTCCTTTGAAAAACTAATAAAAAGTGAGGTATGAAAAATGAGCGAGCGAACAGCAAAAACACCCCCTGCTGGAACAGGGGATGAAGAGATAAATTGTGATGTTAAATTCACCCAGATTTTTGAGCATGGAACAAAAGTAAAAATTCGATTCTCTATTGAACTAGCAAACTACTCACTTAAAGATTTTCATAGAGTTTTAAGCTTTGTATCTTCAAGTGCAAGAAAGTTCTATCTGCAAGTTGCTGAAAAGATTAGTAATAGGCTTTGATCATTTCAGGGTTACCGTTATAAGTATCGTATCCAATGCGGCTCACAACAAAAGATTCATTGTACGGAGAGATTAACACATCACCTACTTTTATATCGGTATCGATTAAAAAGCCAATGTGAGTGCCGTCTTCGTCTTTGTTCGATAATCCTTGAGCAGATGCAATAACCTCAGAATTTCTTTTAATTGAATACGTTACTAGGTCAAATGAAAAATCGTTGAAGTATATCTTTGCTGGAATCGGTAATGAAGCCATAATATCACTTCCTTCTTATGAAAATTTTACCACAAGGGGGGAGGGAGAGAGCGTTAACAAGATTAGAAAATAGATATTCGAAGGGGGAGACCAAATGTCACACACTTTTATAGGTTTTGATCCTGACAAATTAAAGTATCCAGAATTAGCTTTCTTGATTGGCTATGTTGCTGAGCATTGTTCAGATCAATCTGAGAAAGTTGTAGCTGGCGAAGTACGACGTTTCGATTCTAAGTCTAATCCTAATAAATTGTTGTTCTTTAGTATTAGTTTGCTCTTTGAGGATGAATTTGGTGATTTTCACTATAGAAATTTGTTAGTCATGAAAGATCAACGAGTAAGCATATGTGATAGTTTTTCAGAATTTGATATGAAAATGTTCGTAGAGTTGAAGTCTCTTTATGAAGAACATTTCTGTTTGAAAGGGGTGAGCAGTTTATGATGTTGCCAATTGATCTGGACCTGCTTGAAAAGAGGATTGCTATTCCAGCGTTGCTAGCGGAACTATCTTATTTAAACGAACATCGCTCAGTTGAGTTGGTAAGGGTTTGGGGAGAGAAGACGATGGCGATCACATCGTTGTATGACTTGTTGCTGAAAGAAATTCAAGTTTCCAGTTGCCAGCAGCAAGCGAATTAATGTGAATTCATTTTTTGGAAGGGGAGATTAAATATGAAAATAGGAGAGAAAATTGCTGAAGCTAGAAAGCGGGTTGGATTCACTCAAAAAGATTTATCTGAGGGAGAAGAGGTGTTTTGCTCACGTGAAGCCATTGCTAAATATGAAACTGGCAAACGCCCTTTTCCTAAAGATCATTTCAGAGGGGTGGCCAATACATTAGATGATCCACAATTTTATTTTGATAGTTGGGAAGAAACAACTGGGCATGTAAGCATTCCTTTTTTTGATGGCGACTACATAGATCAGCATCCAAGTGCCATGAAGTACATGGTGAAGAAAGAAACATATGAAGCACTGGAAAACATGGAAAAAGTTTGTTGGGCCAAGCCGACACACATTCGTAATAGCGCAGAACAAGAAGAGATCAAACAGGTGATCAAGGAACTGTTAGATGCAGCGGCCAGCATGATCAACCTCGTAGCCATTCTTTGTCGAGAATACGGATTTTCGATGCGTAGCATATTCAAGCAATGGCGGCTATCCACGAAAGCGAAAAGGTGGTGGTCATAAGTGGAACAAACATTAGTGAATGAAAAGAAAAAGCGTTTGGTCCAGTTGGTGAAAGAACTTCAAGACAAGGGAATAAAAATCGATTTCTGCAGGAATTACCTTCAAGTGAGATCGGTGGGAGGGAGATAAAAATGATCATAGCAATACTAGTCTTTGTATCATTCGTCACTGGCTACTATTGGTGTCTTGCGTGTGAGGAAGTCAAATATGAAAGCGACAATTAAAAAGCGATAAGCTCTGGCAAGCTTACCGCATAGGGAAATTGAATTCAAGAACATTATAACACATTTTTAGAAATGCAGAAACGAGCGATATAAATATGCCTTATATAAAAACATGATGTGGGGAGGGCAGAAAAGCGATGGAACGTGTTTTAGATGCATGTTGTGGCAGTCGGATGTTTTGGTTTGATAAGCAAAATGACAACGTAGTGTTTATGGACAATCGCCAATTAAGTGACACACTTTGCGATGGGCGAAAGCTAGAAGTGAACCCTGATGTCGTCGCAGACTTTAGGAATATGCCATTTGAAGATGATTCATTTTATTTAGTCGTTTTCGATCCACCACATTTATTAAAAGTCGGCGAAGATTCTTGGTTGGCGAAGAAATACGGAAAGCTTGGCGAAGATTGGCAGAACGACATAGCGCAAGGGTTTAGCGAGTGTATGAGGGTTCTTAAACCAAACGGAACGCTTATTTTTAAGTGGAACGAGGATCAAATTAAATTGAAAGATGTTTTAAAGTGCTTTGACCAAAAGCCGTTATTCGGAAATAAACGTAGCAAGACACACTGGTTAGTCTTTATGAAAGGTTAAATAGCAATTTGTGAATGATCTATTCTCTTTTCCAGACACCCTAGCGATGGTTTCTGAATTTGTTCTCTCAAATACAAAAGTTACGAATGGAAGGTTCAATTCAATAGCTTTTAGTGGTTTAAGTAGATTTTTCATGATACCAGCTCCCTTTTTAATAATTTTTGCTAGGGTGTTTACCTGAACAGCTTCTGGGAGCAGAGCCTGGAAAAAAGAACGATAACTCTATTATAGTACAAAATCCAATTTAATATGAAGTAGCAAAATAGAGAAGGGAGAAAAGAAAATGACGATTAAGGGAATTTTAGATACTCCAATTAGTGAATTGTGGGATACCATAAGTCCTTTTGTAATAGGTTATCTAATATTTTTTGCAGTATATTTCGTGTTAGTTTTATCAATCATCATAGTTGTTTTTATCAAAGTAAGAAAAAGTCATAGGGCATTCGAAAAAGAGAGAAAAGAATTTTTCAAAGGAAGGTAGTAAGTCGTAGTTTGTTGAAGATGTGCACCTGTTTTGGTGCTCATCGATAACTATCAGAGTGGATCTCTGGGAGTTATCGATGGGTATCAACCATCGGGAAGGAGTGTGAGAAATGGAGCTAGTAAGTAATCAGCCAATTGAATTTGATGTCTTTGGTCGAATGAAATTTCATCCAGCGTTTCATCAAAAGCATGGGCAGCCTTATTCTGAGTCTGATCTTGAATACTTATGCAAGTATTGGGAGACGGATGGGATGCAGCTGATGGCCCTTGCGCTGGGACGACCAGAAGGAGCCATATCAACCAAGGTGGCCAAACTCAAGAAAAACGGCCGATTCGACTATTACAAAAATTTGAATAAGCATTGGTAAGGAGTGGAGAAGGAGGTATTGATTTGCTGTTTGAAGTGGAGTTTGTAGACAAGAGCAACTTGGTATTGTTCACGGCACTAATATTCGCTGACAACGTAACAGAGTGCCGTAAACAAGCCAAAGCAATACAAAAAGAAAAACGTATAAAAAAATCATACCACATGTACATAGAAGAGTGTGTGGTATGAAGGAATTTTATTATGAGATTCCTAGTGAAGTCATTCGTTTGTCCAAGGGTAAGAATGACTATGTTACTAGAGTTAAAAGGTATTTTCGCCTACTACATCCAGAGTTGAGATTAGTTAAGGTTCAAGGTAAGTGGGCATTTTTTGTGAAAAAGAACACGGGGTGAAGGACATGGGAAGTAAGCTACTTTTAGATGAAAGGCCGTTACTTGTGCTACCATCATTAGCCACAAAAATCGGCTTAAATGAAGCTCTGTTTCTTCAGCAGTTAAACTACTGGATCAACAGCAGCAATCACATCCACGAAGAGAAGAAATGGGTGTATAACACGATAGCGAAGTGGCAGGAGCAATTTCCTTTCTGGTCAGAAAGTACGCTCAAACGAATTATTAAAAACTTAGAAAAGCTGAATCTTTTAGTCACTGGGAATTTTAATAAGTCCCCGATTGACAAAACAAAGTGGTATTCAATTGATTTTGATGTTCTTGAAAAGTTAAGTGAAGTACCTGAGGAAGATCAAGAGAAAACGCATAACGATGCATTAGGTCAAAATGAACCGATGGACAGTCAAAATGATCTGTCGTCAGGTCAAAGTGACCTATCGAGTGGGTCAGAATGGTCTATCGAAGGGGTCAATTTGACCAAAGCAATACCAGAGAGTACTACAGAGAGTACTTCAATTAAAGAAGTGGAAGAAGATGCGCCTGCCCCAAATCCATTTTCATTTTTTGAACAAAATGGATTCGGAACTATTGGCGGTCATATTGCTCAAAAAATTTCTGCTTGGTGTGAAGATCTTTCAGACGAACTTGTTTTATACGCCATGACTTTAGCTGTTGAACAAGGGAAATGCACCTGGAGCTATACCGAAGCCATTCTTAAAGACTGGCATCAGAAGAAGTTTCGTTCCGTTGATCAAGTTAACGCTGCCCGATTAGCTTATAAACAGCAGCAAACACAGAAAAAACAGTCTCGCAAATCTTATAGCGGTAAACCTATTCGGGAAGAACGAACTCCAGCTTGGTTGAAAGTGCAAGAAGATCAACAAGTGCCTGATGCATCATTTGAAAGTGATAAAGCAAAACTGGAAGCTGATGCGGAGTTCGAGAAAAAGCGTGCAGAACTAGAAGCAAGAATCAAAAGAAGTCGTGAGGGGCGTAGTCGTGAATAAGTTAACACTTGGACAACTCTGTTATCTTGCACGCTATACAAACTTAAGAGCAAGCGCTTTAGAAGAGTTGTTTAGGAGGATGAGAGTTTATGAGCGGGAATAAATTGCGATTTAAAAACCCCGCATTCCAGCGCGCTTTTGAAGAAGGTTATCGAATGGGGCTTAATCATGGAATCAATAAATCTACTAGCTTTTTTCAGTACAAGTTTAAGAGATTGCTAGAAGTTGATGGGATCGGTCCTCGGACTCTGGAAAAAATAAAAATGTCACTAGGAAAGGAGTATTTTGATGATTAAGACTGGTGCTATGGAAATCACAGA
Proteins encoded in this region:
- a CDS encoding helix-turn-helix transcriptional regulator; translation: MLSKRLKAARLRKKLTQQELADRLKTTKGTISNYENGHSTPSNEMLREIALVLEISTDYLLGVTNSESSTSNSLTDDEREMLEFFKNPELNLFFKDMKESPIEQLEELRAIWEIIKKRNANK
- a CDS encoding helix-turn-helix transcriptional regulator codes for the protein MKNSNLINARLKKGLTQEELAKMLGYTKAAVSNWENGVSIPRTKDAIAISRILEESVDYLFYAQNEQESHTKINDDKTKKAI
- a CDS encoding helix-turn-helix transcriptional regulator — translated: MKIGEKIAEARKRVGFTQKDLSEGEEVFCSREAIAKYETGKRPFPKDHFRGVANTLDDPQFYFDSWEETTGHVSIPFFDGDYIDQHPSAMKYMVKKETYEALENMEKVCWAKPTHIRNSAEQEEIKQVIKELLDAAASMINLVAILCREYGFSMRSIFKQWRLSTKAKRWWS
- a CDS encoding class I SAM-dependent methyltransferase — encoded protein: MERVLDACCGSRMFWFDKQNDNVVFMDNRQLSDTLCDGRKLEVNPDVVADFRNMPFEDDSFYLVVFDPPHLLKVGEDSWLAKKYGKLGEDWQNDIAQGFSECMRVLKPNGTLIFKWNEDQIKLKDVLKCFDQKPLFGNKRSKTHWLVFMKG
- a CDS encoding DNA-entry nuclease; translation: MELVSNQPIEFDVFGRMKFHPAFHQKHGQPYSESDLEYLCKYWETDGMQLMALALGRPEGAISTKVAKLKKNGRFDYYKNLNKHW
- a CDS encoding DnaD domain protein; its protein translation is MGSKLLLDERPLLVLPSLATKIGLNEALFLQQLNYWINSSNHIHEEKKWVYNTIAKWQEQFPFWSESTLKRIIKNLEKLNLLVTGNFNKSPIDKTKWYSIDFDVLEKLSEVPEEDQEKTHNDALGQNEPMDSQNDLSSGQSDLSSGSEWSIEGVNLTKAIPESTTESTSIKEVEEDAPAPNPFSFFEQNGFGTIGGHIAQKISAWCEDLSDELVLYAMTLAVEQGKCTWSYTEAILKDWHQKKFRSVDQVNAARLAYKQQQTQKKQSRKSYSGKPIREERTPAWLKVQEDQQVPDASFESDKAKLEADAEFEKKRAELEARIKRSREGRSRE